From the genome of Anopheles moucheti chromosome 3, idAnoMoucSN_F20_07, whole genome shotgun sequence, one region includes:
- the LOC128303907 gene encoding mucin-5AC, with protein sequence MSSVDLRRGTVRWGRPRSAVQFATRLALLLVSLLSSAYSSPVFPFTSFQASRNLRHLPCVVRNTGEEGICMFAIDCFKSNGTHLGVCIDKIFFGSCCQVNDDRLLFDPDITDNSIDHNSVGNFQHFPQSSVMNTHRKPPLTETRLPTTPAGNGTKYELLSTSTTTRRTTSKNNRRTTSTMRTTKAPLKLQQKDDVQTTTEYQEFTTFQYVQSSKNPAVTQSSSPTAGAGANKRPPARPTGPSLVTQDNRTNTTRTTTPKPYKNRRPTANKTTTIRPPNRRPPQPLTTTTETPTTTPPSTTRKVSGQNTRQPTTSTTIGSRKPPSTIAAAHTQTTIASRRPTTTQSSPKTESTTPSVTYSRRPTTSPSLVPLTKPTSNRRRPTTSTTQSTSTTVAATASTDTTRAPRPRPKPTSQVATVPATSLDHLIETHSTSSESSSSAATSTSTPKLTYPTTTVKVTQPTTPTPTPTPASSTKRTTQPEPSIQSSTVKLPESSPELGDTGDLATLSRPGLVTWTSILEDTSTERPIVNQGPTTSNSWILIQTLTPEEVIASNQTNQHEPSSSTHIPPASVEVSFSQDTKLPIESLLPEAAYVYNTVQEEPAPSVLLLPDALSVHSQVTSTSRSPGPTNLESLEASAKTTESSLASTGTYTKQSTIEPPRTSTPVRHSSIVSSTTASSTTVTGHGTVPSIDQLSITKSPPKPSSQPIEINESLPTTSTTVTSTTIATAPTTTIPPANVASTHFTSSAAPTLTTSDMFASVSEQTSSASSEESGTSSTTDAWSSSKRPVDTLASTTEAMLVRETTTAVDESIESATEGSGEEESGSGSEEGSSEEEEEEEGTDESEETTDATTASIENVTGSLHKVTNESSTHAPSTLASISSSQSPAVSSTSTSLEPNTVTASTLSPVSISSGTTSPSSVPSTLSTMSNDTTIASPLPPPVTSDRGPATEGTTTGMPIKFPEQPAGNQSTLPTTTTLAMLANVTTDGVTLAPDFLTTSTLPTLEGIDYRSVCGKRMFPEPRIVGGTKAAFGRWPWQISLRQWRTSTYLHKCGAALLNENWAITAAHCVDNVPPSDLLLRLGEYDLALEEEPYGYQERRVQIVASHPQFDPRTFEYDLALLRFYEPVIFQPNIIPVCVPENDENFIGRTAFVTGWGRLYEDGPLPSVLQEVTVPVIENKICETMYRSAGYIEHIPHIFICAGWKKGGYDSCEGDSGGPMVIQRPDKRFLLAGVISWGIGCAEPNQPGVYTRISEFRDWINQILQF encoded by the exons ATGTCCAGTGTAGATCTACGCCGGGGGACGGTTAGATGGGGTCGCCCTCGCAGTGCCGTCCAGTTCGCTACCCGCCTTGCCCTGCTGCTCGTCAGTTTGCTCTCGTCGGCATACAGCAGTCCCGTGTTCCCGTTCACATCGT TTCAAGCTAGCAGAAACCTTCGACATCTTCCCTGCGTGGTACGCAATACCGGTGAGGAAGGTATTTGCATGTTCGCTATCGATTGCTTTAAGTCCAATGGGACACATCTGGGTGTGTGCATCGATAAAATATTCTTTGGATCTTGCTGTCAAGTCAAT GATGATCGGTTGCTGTTTGATCCCGACATTACGGATAATAGCATAGATCACAACTCAGTTGGAAACTTCCAACATTTCCCCCAATCCTCTGTGATGAATACGCACAGAAAACCTCCACTCACGGAGACGCGCTTACCGACAACACCTGCTGGCAATGGGACCAAGTACGAACTGCTCAGTACCTCGACGACTACGAGACGAACGACCTCGAAGAACAATCGACGCACAACGTCCACCATGCGAACCACGAAAGCTCCTCTAAAGCTTCAGCAAAAAGATGATGTACAGACGACTACAGAGTATCAAGAATTCACAACCTTTCAATATGTGCAAAGTAGTAAAAATCCTGCTGTCACTCAATCCTCCTCGCCAACAGCAGGAGCAGGAGCAAACAAACGTCCTCCAGCGCGTCCCACTGGTCCAAGTTTGGTGACGCAGGATAATCGAACGAATACTACTAGAACCACTACTCCCAAGCCTTATAAAAATCGTCGTCCAACTGCTAACAAGACGACTACGATACGACCTCCTAACCGACGTCCTCCCCAGCCATTAACGACAACTACGGAAACCCCAACAACGACACCACCCTCGACGACTAGGAAAGTTTCTGGACAAAACACTAGACAACCAACCACTTCAACTACCATTGGATCCCGTAAGCCTCCCAGCACGATTGCCGCTGCACATACGCAAACCACCATTGCCTCCAGACGACCTACAACGACTCAATCTTCGCCGAAAACGGAATCAACTACGCCTTCTGTGACGTATTCGCGACGACCAACAACGTCTCCTTCGTTGGTGCCTTTAACGAAACCCACTTCGAACCGAAGACGACCTACGACTAGTACGACACAATCGACCTCAACGACGGTGGCGGCTACGGCTAGCACCGATACAACTCGAGCTCCTCGTCCAAGACCTAAACCAACTTCCCAGGTAGCCACCGTACCGGCTACATCCTTAGATCATCTGATCGAAACACACTCGACCAGCTCAGAATCCTCGTCTAGTGCTGCTACTTCAACTAGTACCCCTAAACTAACCTACCCAACGACAACTGTAAAAGTAACGCAACCCACAACGCCAACACCTACGCCAACTCCGGCGTCCTCCACTAAGAGAACCACTCAACCCGAACCTTCCATTCAATCATCAACCGTGAAGCTCCCAGAATCTTCTCCAGAACTAGGCGATACCGGAGACCTGGCGACCCTTTCCCGTCCCGGTCTCGTTACGTGGACGAGTATTCTGGAAGACACATCTACGGAGCGTCCCATTGTCAATCAAG GCCCAACCACTTCCAACAGTTGGATACTTATACAGACACTAACCCCCGAAGAGGTCATTGCTAGCAATCAAACTAACCAGCATGAACCATCATCCTCCACTCACATACCACCAGCATCCGTCGAGGTGTCCTTCTCGCAGGATACCAAGCTACCGATCGAATCGCTTCTCCCGGAAGCGGCGTACGTGTACAACACAGTCCAGGAGGAACCTGCCCCAAGCGTTCTCCTGCTTCCGGACGCGCTCTCGGTACATTCGCAAGTAACGTCCACTTCTCGATCACCCGGACCAACAAATCTCGAATCCTTGGAAGCTAGCGCAAAGACCACTGAGAGTTCCCTTGCCAGTACCGGCACCTACACCAAACAGAGTACGATAGAGCCGCCGCGTACCAGCACCCCAGTTCGCCACTCATCGATCGTGTCGTCGACAACTGCCAGTAGCACGACGGTGACCGGGCACGGTACAGTGCCTTCCATCGACCAGCTGTCTATCACCAAGTCCCCCCCAAAGCCCAGTAGCCAACCGATCGAGATTAACGAATCGCTCCCAACGACATCAACCACCGTGACATCGACGACCATTGCAACCGCACCGACAACGACGATTCCGCCCGCGAATGTAGCTTCGACTCATTTTACATCTTCCGCCGCACCGACCTTAACGACCAGTGATATGTTTGCGAGCGTATCCGAACAGACATCATCAGCATCTAGTGAGGAATCTG GCACATCCTCTACTACCGATGCTTGGTCATCTTCCAAACGCCCCGTCGATACGTTGGCCTCCACCACGGAAGCGATGCTCGTCCGTGAGACCACAACTGCTGTGGACGAGTCGATCGAAAGCGCCACCGAAGGTAGTGGCGAGGAAGAGTCCGGCAGTGGCAGCGAAGAAGGTTCGAgcgaggaagaggaggaagaggaaggaACGGATGAAAGTGAAGAAACCACCGATGCAACCACCGCCTCGATCGAGAACGTTACCGGCTCCCTGCACAAGGTGACGAACGAAAGCAGCACACACGCGCCTTCTACTCTGGCCAGTATCTCCTCATCGCAGAGCCCGGCAGTGTCCTCGACCTCGACATCGCTGGAGCCCAACACTGTGACAGCGTCCACCTTGTCACCGGTTTCGATCTCCAGCGGCACGACGAGCCCAAGCTCGGTCCCATCAACGCTGTCAACGATGTCAAACGATACGACGATCGCATCACCACTGCCACCGCCAGTGACATCCGACCGAGGTCCAGCCACCGAGGGCACGACAACCGGAATGCCCATCAAGTTCCCCGAGCAACCGGCCGGCAATCAGTCGACGCTTCCGACAACGACCACACTGGCGATGCTCGCCAACGTAACCACGGACGGTGTAACGCTGGCACCGGATTTCCTGACCACATCCACCCTGCCAACGCTCGAGGGCATTGATTACCGATCGG TGTGCGGCAAACGGATGTTCCCGGAGCCGCGTATCGTCGGTGGCACGAAGGCAGCGTTTGGCCGTTGGCCCTGGCAAATCTCGCTGCGTCAGTGGAGAACGTCCACCTATCTGCATAAGTGCGGTGCGGCACTGCTGAACGAAAACTGGGCCATCACAGCTGCCCACTGCGTTGACAA TGTCCCACCGTCGGATCTGTTGCTACGGTTAGGCGAGTACGATCTGGCATTGGAGGAGGAACCGTACGGATATCAGGAGCGCCGGGTACAGATCGTCGCCTCCCATCCACAGTTCGATCCGCGAACGTTCGAATATGATCTGGCACTTTTGAG ATTCTACGAACCGGTGATCTTTCAGCCGAACATCATACCCGTCTGTGTGCCGGAGAACGATGAGAACTTCATCGGAAGAACAGCATTCGTTACCGGGTGGGGTCGTCTATACGAAG ATGGGCCACTGCCGAGTGTGCTACAGGAGGTTACCGTGCCGGTGATTGAAAATAAGATCTGCGAGACGATGTACAGGAGCGCCGGCTACATCGAACACATTCCGCACATTTTCATCTGCGCCGGTTGGAAGAAGGGAGGATATGACTCTTGTGAAG GTGACTCCGGCGGCCCGATGGTAATTCAACGTCCAGACAAGCGGTTCCTCCTCGCGGGTGTCATTTCCTGGGGAATTGGTTGCGCTGAACCGAATCAACCCGGTGTCTACACCAGGATATCTGAGTTCCGGGATTGGATTAACCAGATTCTACAGTTCTAA